The sequence CATCCGACTGATTGTACCTTCAAATGCATAATTTTTCTGCAGCAATGCCATGCCGAACTGGAACGTTGAAAACTTGGAACTGGTGTTGCAAAGATATCGACACATTAATTGCGTCACGAGAGCTCCTGTGGATGCTACTTAGGGTAATACTCCATCCGtaacttaatataagatgttttttgacactatgaCAGTGACAAAAACGTTTTATATTAAGTTACTGAAggagtagtttattttgctatCCGGTGAGCCTGCGTGCTCGGGCAAGCTGTGAGTGTTGACTTAAGTTAGTTTAGTTGTTGTGTGAACCTATATTACTCTGTCTGTCTGTGAGCTTTATGATATATTAATTTAATGCAGGACAACTCcggcgtcttcgttctaaaaaataATAGAGATCGGAAGAAAATCCGACGAAGTTGATGCAATCATGCAAGTGGAACAGCCTGACACTTTCATCAAACGGAGCGATATGAGTGAGATCCTCAAGGCTCAGTTGACGAATATAATTATCACTGAATCCAAGTTTATCTACATATGTTTGTTACAGCATTAGTTGCACTCATTTTCTTTCGAGACCATGAAGGTGAGGTTCCAATCAATTATACACAAGATTGTCCCTTGTCCGGTGCTAAGCAGCTCTTAATCTCTTCATGCAAATTACGCCTCACATCCATTTCATCAATCAAACAATCCCCTATGAATGTATACCTCAGTACTCTTTCACTACAAAATGCACAATTTCTTGACGCCAGATCCCACCATCTTCAGTTGGATTAATGGAAGCACCTTCAGCCGGAGATGTAGCTGTACAACTGtagccatgccatgccatgccgccGGTCACCAGCACCTGTCGGCGTCCCTCCACTTGAGGTACTCGACGCCACCGAGGTAGTGCGCGTACGCGCCGGCGATGACGAATAGATGGAACAGCTGGTGGCTGTGCCCGACGAGGTCGAACCGCCCGGGGAACCACCGCTCCGGCATGCGCGCCGCGTAGACGGCGGCGCCGAGCCCGTAGAGCGCGCCCATGAGCGCCTCGTAGCACGCCGTCACGGCGGCCTCCCGCCGGCCGCCGTACAGCACGAGCTTGTGCGCGACGGGGATGAGCCCCGACACGCCCATGCATGAGAAGAGCCCGGCGCGGAGCAGGCGGAACTCGGGCGCCTGGAACACCGGCACCAGCGACGCCGTGACCGCCGCGGCGCCGAAGGCGGTGATGAAGCCCATGTAGAGCCGCTGCAGCCCCGGATGGCAGAGGAAGGAGTAGTAGACGACCGGGTAGAAGGAGGTGACGATCAGGGCGGCGATGCCGGCATAGTCCAGCCGGAGCGTCACGTACGCCATTCTCTCCGAGTGGCACAGCACCAGGTGGCAAGCGCTGCTCGTAAGTAGGCACACCATGGCTCCGCACAGGTACGCGAACATCGGCCACCGCGTGATCGGATCGGCGGAGGCAGCGTCGTCCGCGGCCCGTGGCGCCGCGCTGGCGTCCTGCGGTTCATACGGTATTTAGCAGGGGAAGAGGTAGTACAAACTGAAGCTTAATTTGTCGGATAGGATAGCACACTCGCTGGAGTTAATTACGAACTCTCTTTGGTGCTCTCGAATAAAACTCAATTTTAGGTGACTTATTAAGAGGCAGTTGTGTAATTAGTGAAAATATATTTAAATTTTCGATAAAAAATATTTAAGTTTGTGAATGATACCCATCAAATTCTAtactctactccctccgtttctaaatatttgtctttttagagacttCAAATGGACTaccgcatacggatgtatatagacatattttagagtgtggattcactcattttgctccgtatgtagtcacttatcgATATCTGCTTACAATATTGATGAACAAGGGTTCAAATGGACAGGGAATTGTGAATCAAGACAGGCACAAACCAAGGGACATCTAGTTATGCAGAGTTAAATGCAAAGGTGGTCCTAATTCTTTTTTCAAAATGTCAAGTCAGTCCCAATTATATGAAAATGATATCTCGGCATAAAATCTTTTGTAAAAATTTCATAAGAGGCCCTTTTGACCACTAACCCACATTGACTGGCCTAAGGGGCGCTTTGACCACAACCACGTTGACATAGGGCCCACCAGTCGTAAATGCGGGATGTGGATCTTTTCAAAAACACCTCACGATCATATTCCCTCCTATTCGTCTACTTACCTGTTCAAGCGAATCGGAAGCTATAGGCGGCATTAGAGGCCCGTCAAGACGCGATGATCATAGTCCAGCAAGTAACTTGTGGTGGTGTCTGTGAGGATGATGGTGCGACACATCTGCTAGTTCATGTGTCAGGTTGAGACTACGAACATGACTTGGTTGCTTGCACGACACAACAGGGCGAGGATGGCGGCGGCCCACTTGAAAAATGTGAGTGGCAGAGGAGAGCTTAGCGCGGGAAGGTTAGCCAGCTAAGGTTGTACCGTGTCTGGAGGAGGTGTCGTGGAGCCCTATATTCACTGTATGGAGGTGTCGTGGAGCCCTATATTCACTGTATGGAGGTTGGTGGTGCTAGTCGTGGCGGTGCTACATGCCACGAGGAGAAGCGGGAGGAGGGCAAAGGGACCAGGAGCTAACCACAATCATGTCGTGGTGCTTGGGGACGACAACGGAGCATGGAATTGATGGCAATAGGGTCCACCTCTCACGCCGCCCCAGCCTCCCGCGTGGTCCCTGCGGCTCTCTGGCCTCGACATCGACAATACCAACTCTCTGGCCACAGGGATGTGCATTCACATCGAACTAGAACTCTTgacacttgggggggggggggggagggaatagGACCACGCATTTAACTCTTATGCGAACCCATGTTGACACTTAGTTATATGGATCCCTACATGGATCCAGGAGATAT comes from Triticum aestivum cultivar Chinese Spring chromosome 5B, IWGSC CS RefSeq v2.1, whole genome shotgun sequence and encodes:
- the LOC123110875 gene encoding heptahelical transmembrane protein 4 isoform X4 — translated: MKNAINFIHLDASAAPRAADDAASADPITRWPMFAYLCGAMVCLLTSSACHLVLCHSERMAYVTLRLDYAGIAALIVTSFYPVVYYSFLCHPGLQRLYMGFITAFGAAAVTASLVPVFQAPEFRLLRAGLFSCMGVSGLIPVAHKLVLYGGRREAAVTACYEALMGALYGLGAAVYAARMPERWFPGRFDLVGHSHQLFHLFVIAGAYAHYLGGVEYLKWRDADRCW
- the LOC123110875 gene encoding heptahelical transmembrane protein 4 isoform X2: MDSMSRTRITHAAHSDLTRSLDLLPNFATPHNCLVSLILEKKCLVSPVQSFTQGSAAGHKPLMADPSPNSRLSNNFLKRNQSSGHEVQIMVLPLPERCMKNAINFIHLDASAAPRAADDAASADPITRWPMFAYLCGAMVCLLTSSACHLVLCHSERMAYVTLRLDYAGIAALIVTSFYPVVYYSFLCHPGLQRLYMGFITAFGAAAVTASLVPVFQAPEFRLLRAGLFSCMGVSGLIPVAHKLVLYGGRREAAVTACYEALMGALYGLGAAVYAARMPERWFPGRFDLVGHSHQLFHLFVIAGAYAHYLGGVEYLKWRDADRCW
- the LOC123110875 gene encoding heptahelical transmembrane protein 4 isoform X1; the encoded protein is MEERPMASSTSCEGSDHDDKNKKHHCELIGYEALPEWLKDNEYIHGYYRCEWPMKETILSIFSIHNETLNVWSHLVGFLLFLCLTILTAMVIPRDGCSGDGNTFDDAPSTRSYWGDLMAMANMTGALKHEAAACLLLPPAAADLPGNEEEIPNSCPPNTSSSLSHHHVALIQDASAAPRAADDAASADPITRWPMFAYLCGAMVCLLTSSACHLVLCHSERMAYVTLRLDYAGIAALIVTSFYPVVYYSFLCHPGLQRLYMGFITAFGAAAVTASLVPVFQAPEFRLLRAGLFSCMGVSGLIPVAHKLVLYGGRREAAVTACYEALMGALYGLGAAVYAARMPERWFPGRFDLVGHSHQLFHLFVIAGAYAHYLGGVEYLKWRDADRCW
- the LOC123110875 gene encoding heptahelical transmembrane protein 4 isoform X3 — encoded protein: MVIPRDGCSGDGNTFDDAPSTRSYWGDLMAMANMTGALKHEAAACLLLPPAAADLPGNEEEIPNSCPPNTSSSLSHHHVALIQDASAAPRAADDAASADPITRWPMFAYLCGAMVCLLTSSACHLVLCHSERMAYVTLRLDYAGIAALIVTSFYPVVYYSFLCHPGLQRLYMGFITAFGAAAVTASLVPVFQAPEFRLLRAGLFSCMGVSGLIPVAHKLVLYGGRREAAVTACYEALMGALYGLGAAVYAARMPERWFPGRFDLVGHSHQLFHLFVIAGAYAHYLGGVEYLKWRDADRCW